A single Candidatus Diapherotrites archaeon DNA region contains:
- a CDS encoding lysylphosphatidylglycerol synthase transmembrane domain-containing protein, translating into MISIKKNKSKILRIVIGAVILLLILKWVGFNNVFTELQKINPLFFVLAFLIVFFIIFLNFICVKIFLDKIKKIDSKHFFYNYCYSWALGFLAPGKIGDFSLAYFLRKEFKPGQIVASMILDKGITIVLLSVFLTFFIFFFSPENLFWNVIFLVLLWGAIIFGFYSVFSLSKNNFLMRFIFKNVTPFFGVFHETLLSLAKNKSILLCNFVITFFRIILQGVLIFVLLLGLGEMAAPFIIILINSSSLIVSYIPISIGGLGIREGAFILFSQQFVVNLTTLAAALGYALILNFVAMVIIGLLYFKKTILSNTKK; encoded by the coding sequence ATGATTTCAATAAAAAAAAATAAAAGTAAAATTTTAAGAATAGTTATCGGGGCAGTAATCCTGCTTCTCATTTTAAAATGGGTTGGTTTCAACAATGTTTTTACCGAACTGCAAAAAATAAACCCGCTTTTCTTTGTTCTTGCTTTTTTAATAGTATTCTTTATTATATTCCTAAATTTTATTTGTGTAAAAATTTTTCTGGATAAAATTAAAAAAATTGATTCAAAACACTTTTTTTATAATTATTGTTATTCTTGGGCACTCGGGTTTTTGGCGCCGGGCAAAATAGGGGATTTTTCTTTAGCATATTTCCTGAGAAAAGAATTTAAGCCGGGTCAGATAGTTGCCTCAATGATTTTAGATAAGGGCATAACAATTGTTTTGCTGTCTGTTTTCTTAACTTTTTTTATTTTTTTCTTTTCTCCTGAAAACTTATTTTGGAATGTTATTTTTCTGGTTTTATTATGGGGGGCAATAATATTTGGTTTTTATTCTGTTTTTTCTTTAAGCAAAAATAATTTTTTAATGAGGTTTATTTTCAAAAATGTAACCCCCTTCTTTGGTGTTTTTCATGAAACTTTACTTTCATTAGCAAAAAACAAATCAATTCTTTTATGCAACTTTGTTATAACCTTTTTTAGAATAATACTGCAGGGCGTGTTGATTTTTGTCCTTTTATTGGGTTTGGGTGAAATGGCAGCCCCTTTTATTATAATTCTCATAAATTCTTCTTCTCTTATAGTTTCCTATATTCCAATTTCTATTGGGGGGCTTGGCATTAGAGAAGGCGCTTTCATATTATTTTCACAGCAATTCGTGGTAAATTTAACAACCTTGGCGGCAGCTCTAGGTTATGCCTTAATATTAAATTTTGTGGCAATGGTAATAATTGGTCTTTTATACTTTAAAAAAACAATTTTGTCGAACACAAAAAAATAA